Proteins from a genomic interval of Niabella soli DSM 19437:
- the pyk gene encoding pyruvate kinase codes for MTETQKVRKKTLLPVEQPHVDHSISRTKIVATVGPACNTYDKLLDLVKAGVNVFRLNFSHGVHEEKKQIIEYIREINRKEKTTVAILGDLQGPKLRVGDMENGGITVEPGDSFIFTNKKLVGNKEKIYISYPNFHKDVKVGNKIMIDDGKLEVIVRKILPNNDVKVEVILGGFLSSKKGVNLPDTKISLPALTPKDLADLDFIIREQLGWVALSFVRQVEDIKKLRKILDKHKSQSKIIAKIEMPEAIPNIREIIHASDGIMIARGDLGVELPVEKVPLIQKSIIRKCIHRAKPVIVATQMMESMIDRSKPNRSEITDVANAVLEGTDAVMLSAETASGKHPTLVVQTMRKIILEIEKTEYHYDLSSELQPQPHSPSLSSDAICYNACNLAKDARADALIGMTQSGYTGFMLSSYRPKVPLYVFTKNRALIDQLSLGWGIRAFFYDDDQHDLDTIFADQINILKKNGFLKRGDTAVSTGSTPVHLKLHTNTIKITEVQ; via the coding sequence ATGACAGAAACTCAAAAAGTTCGAAAGAAAACATTACTACCTGTTGAACAGCCTCATGTGGATCATAGTATCAGCCGTACTAAGATTGTAGCCACCGTTGGACCTGCCTGTAATACTTACGATAAATTGTTAGACCTGGTGAAAGCCGGCGTTAATGTGTTCCGGTTAAATTTTTCACACGGTGTACATGAAGAAAAAAAACAGATCATTGAGTATATACGGGAAATTAACAGAAAAGAAAAAACAACGGTTGCGATACTGGGCGATTTACAGGGCCCTAAATTGCGCGTAGGCGATATGGAAAACGGCGGCATCACTGTAGAGCCGGGTGACAGCTTTATCTTCACCAATAAAAAACTGGTGGGCAATAAAGAGAAGATCTACATTTCTTATCCCAACTTCCACAAAGATGTAAAAGTGGGGAACAAGATCATGATCGATGATGGCAAACTGGAAGTAATTGTACGCAAAATATTACCCAACAACGATGTAAAAGTAGAAGTGATACTGGGAGGTTTTCTTTCCTCTAAAAAAGGAGTAAACCTGCCGGACACCAAAATCTCGCTGCCGGCATTAACGCCGAAAGACCTGGCAGACCTGGATTTCATCATTAGAGAACAATTGGGTTGGGTGGCCCTGTCCTTTGTGCGCCAGGTAGAAGATATTAAAAAATTGCGCAAGATCCTGGACAAACATAAAAGCCAGTCGAAGATCATCGCCAAAATAGAAATGCCCGAAGCGATCCCGAATATCCGCGAGATCATTCATGCTTCTGATGGTATTATGATCGCCCGCGGCGACCTGGGTGTGGAACTGCCGGTGGAGAAAGTGCCACTGATCCAGAAGAGCATTATCCGTAAATGTATTCACCGCGCCAAGCCGGTAATCGTTGCTACCCAAATGATGGAAAGCATGATCGACCGGTCCAAGCCCAACCGTAGTGAGATAACAGACGTTGCCAACGCGGTGCTGGAAGGAACCGATGCGGTTATGTTGAGCGCGGAAACTGCAAGCGGCAAGCATCCGACACTGGTGGTGCAAACCATGCGGAAGATCATCCTGGAAATTGAAAAAACAGAATACCATTATGATCTTTCAAGTGAACTGCAACCGCAGCCCCACTCTCCGTCTCTTTCAAGTGACGCGATTTGTTACAATGCCTGCAACCTGGCCAAGGATGCACGGGCGGATGCGTTAATTGGTATGACACAGAGCGGCTATACCGGTTTTATGCTGAGCAGCTATCGCCCCAAAGTGCCCTTGTATGTATTTACCAAGAACCGCGCGCTCATTGATCAACTGAGTCTGGGCTGGGGTATCCGTGCCTTTTTCTATGACGATGACCAGCACGACCTGGATACTATTTTTGCAGACCAGATCAATATTCTTAAGAAGAACGGATTTCTGAAACGCGGCGATACCGCTGTAAGTACGGGTAGTACGCCGGTGCATCTGAAACTACATACGAATACAATAAAAATTACAGAAGTACAATAA
- the serA gene encoding phosphoglycerate dehydrogenase translates to MTNKKETSYPKEKIRILFLENISDTAVQRFKEEGYTQVEKLTKALSEEDLIKEIKNVHILGIRSKTHITQKVLAAAEKLQAIGCFCIGVNQVDLKAATDKGVVVFNAPYSNTRSVAELVIANSVMLIRRLPDKIRAAHEGIWMKESKGAYELRGKTLGIIGYGNIGSQVSVLAEAMGMKVLFYDVETKLPLGNAKDAKTLKELLQKSDIVTLHVPDTAQTKYMITKNNLKYFKKGAILINYARGEVVNLEDLSKFITEGHISGAALDVFPWEPEKNGDKFTTPVQNLPNVILTPHIGGSTEEAQENIGVDVSSKLFNLIEKGITNGSHTVPGLALPSQEGVHRILHIHYNKPGVLSEINTLLSKNNINITGQYLKTNDEIGYVVLDVEKGVSKKATALLKDVKHTIKTRLLY, encoded by the coding sequence ATGACAAATAAAAAAGAGACGAGTTACCCAAAAGAGAAAATCAGGATTTTATTTCTGGAAAATATAAGTGATACCGCAGTACAACGGTTTAAGGAAGAAGGATACACGCAGGTAGAAAAATTAACCAAAGCACTGTCGGAAGAAGATTTAATTAAAGAGATCAAAAATGTACATATACTGGGCATCCGCTCCAAAACACATATTACCCAAAAAGTTTTAGCCGCCGCCGAAAAATTACAGGCCATCGGATGTTTTTGCATCGGCGTGAACCAGGTGGATCTGAAAGCAGCTACAGATAAGGGTGTGGTGGTATTCAATGCTCCTTACAGCAACACCCGGTCTGTTGCAGAGCTGGTTATCGCGAATTCCGTTATGCTCATCAGGAGGTTGCCAGACAAGATCCGGGCGGCGCATGAAGGCATCTGGATGAAGGAATCAAAAGGCGCCTATGAGCTACGTGGAAAAACACTGGGGATCATTGGTTATGGAAACATCGGTTCACAGGTGAGCGTGCTGGCAGAAGCAATGGGGATGAAAGTGTTGTTCTATGACGTGGAAACCAAGCTGCCGCTGGGTAATGCAAAGGATGCTAAAACATTAAAGGAACTGCTGCAGAAATCGGATATAGTGACGCTGCACGTGCCTGATACGGCGCAGACAAAGTACATGATCACTAAGAACAATCTTAAATATTTTAAGAAGGGCGCCATACTGATCAACTATGCACGGGGCGAAGTGGTGAACCTGGAAGATCTGAGCAAATTCATTACTGAAGGGCATATCAGCGGTGCGGCTCTTGATGTATTTCCATGGGAGCCCGAGAAAAACGGCGATAAATTTACAACGCCCGTGCAGAACCTGCCTAACGTGATCCTTACGCCACATATCGGCGGAAGCACCGAAGAAGCGCAGGAAAATATTGGCGTGGATGTTAGCTCAAAGTTGTTTAACCTGATCGAAAAAGGGATCACTAACGGGTCGCATACAGTACCCGGATTGGCGCTGCCTTCACAGGAAGGCGTGCACCGGATCCTGCACATCCATTATAACAAACCGGGCGTCCTTTCAGAGATCAACACATTGTTGTCAAAAAATAATATCAATATTACCGGTCAGTACCTGAAAACCAACGACGAAATTGGTTATGTGGTATTGGATGTTGAGAAGGGCGTTTCAAAAAAGGCAACTGCACTTTTAAAAGATGTAAAACATACAATTAAAACAAGATTACTGTATTAA
- a CDS encoding serine/threonine protein kinase: MENSTINGYKLKYKLGEGGMAEVWYAENYLQKPAAVKVLQQRFCGTPEIVSRFENEARLMVQLNHPHIRNIYDYSTVNGCPCMIMEYLEGKDLSLLMKEGAQFTNQQLINWWNDLVDALQYTHRKNIIHRDIKPSNLFITEEGKIKILDFGIAKLRDNVTVTQTGSRMGTLMYMSPEQVYDVKTLSYKTDIYSLAVTFYHLVSGVAPYDASKISDFEIQENIVRKPLDTALLPVPWNGLLGDYLGKKPEGRRELRKIGANETRNDETMLFTPVPAEPVRNSRPVLPVSSGKRKDPNRLGYIFLVFFIVTVLVLLAINKDRLFGSNKETSKKRTEKPIARPAPKTNDLPLPETAAPDTEQTHPDTMTSSQVITSEDLGKQETDIKNKINDYYRTRQDCGSLSRFFHDTVDQYYNKSDESLSEIQKECAAYHGKWRFTDADIPNSSYTFTHNPNGNTYVDFNMLYKIKQNDADDWIPYNIDVSMVFDKEMKIVRIVERRIEKL, from the coding sequence ATGGAGAATTCGACCATTAACGGCTACAAATTAAAATACAAACTGGGTGAAGGAGGCATGGCCGAGGTTTGGTATGCAGAAAATTATCTGCAAAAACCCGCGGCCGTAAAGGTATTGCAACAGCGCTTTTGCGGAACACCGGAGATCGTGAGCCGGTTTGAAAATGAGGCCCGCCTGATGGTGCAGTTGAACCATCCGCATATCCGGAATATTTACGATTATTCTACTGTGAACGGCTGTCCCTGCATGATCATGGAATACCTGGAGGGAAAGGACCTTTCCCTCCTGATGAAAGAAGGAGCACAGTTTACCAACCAGCAATTGATCAACTGGTGGAACGACCTCGTGGATGCCTTACAATACACGCATCGCAAGAACATCATTCACCGGGATATAAAACCTTCCAATCTTTTTATCACCGAAGAGGGGAAAATAAAGATCCTTGATTTTGGCATCGCCAAGCTGCGGGATAACGTTACGGTTACCCAAACGGGGTCAAGAATGGGAACGCTCATGTACATGAGCCCGGAGCAGGTATATGACGTAAAAACCTTGTCCTATAAAACCGATATATATTCGCTCGCGGTTACTTTTTATCATTTGGTGTCAGGAGTAGCGCCCTATGATGCGTCTAAAATTTCTGATTTTGAGATCCAGGAAAATATTGTGCGCAAGCCATTGGATACGGCATTGCTGCCCGTGCCCTGGAACGGGCTATTGGGCGATTACCTGGGCAAAAAACCGGAAGGGCGAAGGGAGTTACGAAAGATCGGCGCCAACGAAACAAGAAATGATGAAACCATGCTGTTTACACCTGTTCCGGCGGAGCCGGTTCGCAACAGCCGGCCGGTACTACCTGTTTCATCAGGAAAACGGAAAGATCCCAATCGCCTGGGCTATATCTTCCTGGTATTTTTTATCGTAACGGTATTGGTGTTACTGGCGATTAACAAGGACCGGTTATTTGGTTCCAATAAAGAGACTTCCAAAAAACGAACGGAGAAACCCATCGCCCGACCGGCGCCCAAAACCAATGACCTTCCTTTGCCGGAAACGGCTGCGCCGGATACGGAGCAAACCCACCCAGATACCATGACTTCCTCGCAGGTAATAACCAGTGAAGACCTGGGCAAACAGGAAACGGATATAAAAAACAAGATCAACGATTATTACCGTACCCGCCAGGATTGTGGCAGTTTATCGCGTTTTTTTCATGATACGGTAGATCAGTATTATAATAAAAGCGATGAATCTTTATCCGAGATCCAGAAAGAATGTGCCGCGTATCATGGTAAATGGCGCTTTACGGACGCGGATATTCCCAATTCGTCCTATACCTTTACGCACAATCCCAACGGTAATACGTACGTTGATTTTAATATGCTTTATAAAATAAAACAAAATGATGCAGATGACTGGATCCCCTATAATATAGATGTATCGATGGTCTTTGATAAGGAAATGAAGATCGTACGCATCGTGGAACGGCGTATAGAAAAATTGTGA
- a CDS encoding serine hydrolase domain-containing protein, which translates to MRRFIITLAGILLTIGCKLKSQDKKEKIQVAPAVLIAQNPDPISDAEKAKYAAELDAFFNAGLLRHGFNGGILVAKGGNVLYERYHGFKNPNNKADSIDQNTPFHLASTSKPFTAITVLKLVQNGKLGLTDPVTKFFPAFPYTDVTIENLLSHRSGLPNYLSVMEDKQKWNPKQMISNQDVLNFLIQYRPPIMFKANTRFTYCNTNFVLLALIVEKVTGQKFPDYVKATIFDPLQMNHTFIYTPADSGQVIMSYKGSGALWTNDIFENTYGDKNVYSTPEDMFKWDRALYNPNFIRPSLLDSAFQPHSHEKASMHNYGLGWRMLNLPNGKNVIYHNGKWHGFTPAFARLLDEKAVIIILGNRLNSNIYNQAKKAYDFFGDYMQGKVGSVDEEGEGNAPAAPAAAEAAAVPARVAKTPQRAGKTVARKAVKSTKKSTTSSHQRTKTSATKKAVTSKQTHTATKKKKKK; encoded by the coding sequence TTGAGAAGATTTATAATTACTTTAGCCGGGATATTATTAACGATTGGTTGTAAGCTAAAATCACAAGACAAGAAAGAAAAGATCCAGGTCGCCCCTGCCGTATTGATCGCCCAGAATCCAGACCCGATAAGCGATGCGGAGAAAGCAAAGTATGCAGCCGAACTGGATGCCTTTTTTAATGCAGGGCTGCTCCGGCATGGTTTTAACGGGGGCATCCTCGTTGCAAAAGGTGGAAATGTTTTGTATGAACGTTATCACGGTTTCAAAAACCCCAACAATAAGGCTGATTCCATTGATCAGAATACGCCATTTCATCTGGCCTCAACCAGCAAACCCTTTACAGCGATCACGGTATTAAAACTGGTGCAGAACGGCAAGCTAGGATTGACAGATCCCGTAACCAAATTCTTTCCGGCATTCCCCTATACCGATGTTACCATTGAGAACCTCCTCAGCCATCGCAGCGGATTGCCGAACTATCTTTCAGTAATGGAAGACAAACAAAAGTGGAACCCCAAACAAATGATCTCTAACCAGGACGTGTTGAATTTTTTAATTCAATACCGTCCTCCCATAATGTTTAAAGCCAACACCCGTTTCACCTATTGCAACACCAACTTCGTATTGTTGGCATTGATTGTTGAAAAGGTGACCGGACAAAAATTTCCGGACTATGTAAAAGCCACCATTTTTGATCCGCTGCAAATGAACCACACGTTTATTTACACGCCCGCAGATAGTGGCCAGGTTATTATGTCCTACAAAGGTTCCGGCGCTCTTTGGACGAACGATATTTTTGAAAATACCTATGGCGACAAAAATGTGTACAGCACCCCCGAGGACATGTTCAAATGGGACCGGGCTTTATACAATCCGAACTTTATCCGGCCGTCGCTGCTCGATTCAGCCTTTCAACCCCACAGTCATGAAAAAGCCTCCATGCACAATTATGGCCTGGGTTGGCGCATGCTCAATTTGCCCAATGGCAAAAACGTCATTTATCACAACGGGAAATGGCACGGTTTCACTCCTGCTTTTGCCCGGCTGCTGGATGAGAAAGCGGTGATCATTATTTTGGGTAACCGGCTCAATTCAAATATTTATAATCAGGCCAAAAAGGCATATGATTTCTTTGGCGATTATATGCAAGGCAAAGTTGGTAGTGTAGATGAAGAAGGAGAAGGAAACGCCCCAGCGGCGCCCGCTGCTGCTGAAGCGGCTGCAGTGCCCGCGCGCGTGGCGAAAACGCCGCAACGCGCCGGCAAAACGGTTGCGCGCAAAGCCGTAAAAAGCACAAAAAAGAGCACAACCTCCAGTCATCAGCGCACAAAAACATCCGCGACAAAAAAGGCTGTTACTTCCAAACAGACACATACGGCTACAAAGAAAAAGAAGAAAAAATAA
- a CDS encoding glycosyltransferase family protein, with amino-acid sequence MKLAAVTITYFPDAAVLDNISTYLDRVDRLYIIDNSEPAHVFPPEIYAHPKITIIANGINRGIAAPLNEAVALAIAQGYDWLLTMDQDSHFATEELTRYLLHIENFPGNEKVALFGLTFENKPDVAPGSFRSSRLLITSGSMVNLPLAGAIGGFNEQLFIDEVDHEYCFRSGKAGFDTIQFTDVYLNHHLGTNQSARSLKNFKATQRPLHASIRLYYMYRNFLYVSRQYKSLFPEEIGYLKKDLLNRIKNNFLYGKKKGALLKMLLQARSDFKNGRMGKKL; translated from the coding sequence ATGAAGCTCGCAGCAGTTACGATTACTTATTTTCCTGACGCAGCAGTGCTGGATAATATCAGCACTTACCTGGATCGTGTTGATCGACTGTATATTATCGACAACAGCGAACCTGCGCATGTTTTTCCTCCGGAGATTTATGCGCATCCAAAAATTACCATTATTGCAAACGGGATCAACCGGGGGATAGCCGCGCCACTCAATGAAGCGGTGGCGCTGGCGATAGCGCAGGGCTATGACTGGCTGCTTACGATGGACCAGGATTCTCATTTTGCAACGGAAGAGCTGACCCGGTATTTACTCCATATCGAAAATTTCCCCGGGAATGAAAAAGTGGCACTATTCGGATTGACCTTTGAAAATAAGCCCGATGTGGCACCCGGCTCGTTTCGTTCTTCGCGGTTATTGATCACTTCTGGCAGTATGGTGAACCTTCCGCTTGCCGGGGCGATTGGTGGCTTTAACGAGCAGTTGTTTATTGACGAAGTGGATCACGAGTATTGTTTTCGCTCCGGGAAAGCCGGATTCGATACAATTCAATTTACTGATGTATATCTAAATCACCACCTGGGTACCAACCAAAGCGCGCGGTCCCTTAAAAATTTTAAAGCAACGCAACGACCACTGCACGCTTCCATCCGGCTGTATTATATGTACCGGAATTTCCTATATGTATCCCGGCAGTATAAATCTTTATTTCCTGAAGAGATCGGTTACCTGAAAAAGGACCTGCTAAACCGGATCAAGAATAATTTTCTTTACGGTAAGAAAAAGGGCGCATTATTGAAAATGCTGCTTCAGGCCCGTTCCGATTTTAAAAACGGAAGAATGGGGAAGAAGTTATAA
- a CDS encoding methyltransferase domain-containing protein yields the protein MNGKESLITRISWLKNPFKRATIDAAKTFKGQTGIEIGGPSKPFDLRSFFPVYLYAGKIDGVNFSNTTVWEGNIKEGDSYQYSANRPKGHQYIDEAAALASVPDNHYDFLLSCHSLEHVANPVQALKRWNAVLKPGGRLCLILPDKRYTFDHNRPYTAFEHLLQDYRNGITEQDATHFDEVIRLHDLTKDREQTKAALIDRTQNNYTNRCVHHHVFSFELIGQLLNYCGFKVDMTREFAPFHLFTLATKTN from the coding sequence ATGAACGGGAAAGAATCTTTAATTACGCGCATCTCCTGGTTAAAAAATCCTTTTAAACGGGCTACTATTGATGCGGCCAAAACCTTTAAAGGACAAACAGGTATTGAGATCGGCGGCCCCAGCAAGCCCTTTGATCTGCGCTCCTTTTTCCCGGTATACCTGTATGCCGGTAAAATAGACGGTGTTAATTTTAGTAATACTACCGTTTGGGAAGGAAACATAAAAGAGGGAGATTCTTATCAATACAGCGCAAACCGGCCCAAAGGCCATCAATACATCGATGAAGCGGCGGCATTGGCATCTGTGCCAGACAATCATTATGACTTTTTATTATCCTGCCATAGTTTAGAGCATGTTGCCAACCCGGTACAGGCGCTTAAACGGTGGAATGCCGTATTAAAACCCGGCGGCAGACTTTGCCTGATCCTGCCCGACAAACGGTACACATTCGATCATAACCGCCCCTACACTGCCTTTGAACATTTATTGCAGGATTATCGAAACGGCATTACCGAACAGGACGCAACTCACTTTGACGAGGTGATCCGTTTGCACGATCTGACGAAAGACCGGGAACAAACAAAAGCTGCGCTTATTGACCGGACGCAAAACAATTACACAAACAGATGCGTGCACCATCATGTGTTCTCTTTTGAGCTGATTGGACAATTGTTAAATTACTGCGGCTTTAAGGTGGACATGACCCGGGAATTTGCCCCCTTTCATTTGTTTACCCTGGCCACAAAGACTAATTGA
- a CDS encoding 6-phosphofructokinase, whose translation MEKSIVILAGGGPAPGINTVIGSVAKTFLKDGYRVIGLHDGYKNLFNGKGTTTDIDFKLADDIFSRGGSFLRMSRYKPKDDEFTSEFFEQNNIKLLVTIGGDDTASTANRIAKFLTAKNVAVQNIHVPKTIDNDLPLPYGQPTFGYQSAREEGVKLGKTIYEDARTSGNWFVVSAMGREAGHLAFGIGVACHYPMIVIPEMFNKTKLTLDKITKLIVSSIVKRNILNIPYGVAVVSEGVFHFMSDDDITASGIQFTYDDHGHPELGNVSKAHIYNILLQNELKKLNIAVKSRPVELGYELRCLAPTAFDLEYCTFLGFGVKQLFDQGITGAVVTADATGTVKPLYLKDVADEKGKVKPRLIDMESADAKTVFAHTLHYLTEADKEAAKQYLSNPEEYIFNNILEWN comes from the coding sequence ATGGAGAAAAGTATTGTAATTCTTGCCGGCGGCGGCCCTGCTCCCGGTATTAACACGGTTATTGGTTCTGTAGCTAAAACATTTTTAAAGGATGGCTACCGGGTGATTGGTTTGCACGACGGCTACAAAAACCTGTTTAACGGAAAAGGAACTACAACAGACATCGACTTCAAACTGGCGGACGATATTTTCAGCCGCGGCGGTTCTTTTTTGCGGATGAGCCGTTATAAACCAAAAGATGATGAATTTACCAGCGAATTTTTTGAGCAGAATAATATAAAATTATTGGTTACCATCGGAGGGGATGATACAGCCTCCACGGCCAACCGCATTGCAAAATTCCTGACGGCCAAAAACGTGGCGGTTCAGAATATTCACGTTCCCAAAACGATCGACAACGATCTGCCGCTGCCTTACGGCCAGCCTACTTTTGGCTACCAGAGCGCGCGCGAAGAAGGCGTAAAACTGGGCAAAACTATTTATGAAGATGCCCGCACTTCCGGTAACTGGTTTGTAGTATCCGCCATGGGTCGTGAAGCCGGTCACCTGGCATTTGGCATCGGCGTTGCCTGTCATTACCCGATGATCGTGATCCCTGAAATGTTCAACAAAACAAAGCTTACATTAGACAAGATCACTAAACTGATCGTTTCTTCTATTGTTAAAAGAAATATCCTGAACATTCCTTATGGGGTTGCGGTAGTAAGTGAAGGGGTATTCCATTTTATGAGCGATGACGACATTACAGCATCGGGCATTCAATTCACTTATGACGATCACGGCCATCCGGAGTTGGGCAATGTTAGTAAAGCGCATATTTATAATATTCTTTTACAAAACGAATTAAAAAAACTGAACATTGCTGTAAAGAGCCGTCCGGTTGAATTAGGCTATGAGCTGCGCTGCCTGGCGCCTACGGCCTTCGATCTGGAATATTGTACCTTCCTGGGCTTTGGCGTAAAGCAACTGTTCGACCAGGGCATCACCGGCGCGGTAGTTACTGCTGATGCCACCGGAACCGTAAAACCGCTTTATCTTAAGGATGTGGCGGACGAAAAAGGAAAGGTAAAACCACGTTTAATTGATATGGAAAGCGCTGATGCGAAGACCGTGTTTGCACATACCCTGCATTATTTGACGGAAGCAGACAAAGAAGCCGCAAAGCAGTACCTGTCTAATCCTGAAGAATATATTTTCAACAATATCCTGGAGTGGAATTAA
- a CDS encoding tetratricopeptide repeat protein — translation MMMSWRNKKLILVFCVIILFFSGSLVLVRCGQSTSNRKEAVNEYVGDQACISCHKAEYGQWQLSDHYKAMQPATDSTVLGDFNNVTYTADGITSRFFKKGGKFFINTQGPDGQNHDYEIKYTFGYYPLQQYLVAFDRGRMQATRQSWNSKDKKWFQQYAGQKIAATDWLHWTGNGQNWNTMCAECHSTNLKKNYNSETDTYNTTFSVLTVSCEACHGPAKSHIDYVNGSDYKNGNHIAGSYLRAPKNSTQLAQIQTCFPCHARKSNISADLKNSNEILDDYIPDIPTTEHFYADGQANDEDYTYTSFLQSKMYNRGVKCSNCHNPHTGKLLVAGNGVCLQCHDKKYDAPSHTFHTINTDGAACKNCHMPGKYYMGNDWRNDHTFRVPRPDLSVTYGTPNACNNCHTNKSAQWASDAVVKWFGPTRPHHFSEDLIPGSKLDAGSQAHLMRLIQDTATPSIVQAAAVQYLSNAPGDNNATALIQEFSNKDAQVRYRAVTGLSSFSPGLWKDAIQPMLVDKVRAVRIAAANLVLSANDRELIAGLGTAYTNALQELEANVLYQTDFSAGDVIAADYYLKLKNYDKAESFYLKGLQKDDQMNYARLNLSTVYNLKGNNQAALQTLLDAARIDPKNDRIYFNLALLYNELQQPDNVEKSLQKAISLKSANPRVYYNYGILLQQKKQYTPAEQQYKKALELAPADADINYALCVLYLQQNNPAAARSYAQTLKKYYPGDQRFFQLWQQLGLL, via the coding sequence ATGATGATGTCCTGGCGTAATAAAAAATTGATCCTTGTTTTTTGTGTAATCATCTTATTTTTTTCCGGGAGCCTTGTGTTGGTCCGCTGCGGACAATCCACCTCAAACAGGAAAGAAGCCGTTAACGAGTATGTGGGCGACCAGGCCTGCATCAGTTGCCACAAAGCTGAATATGGACAATGGCAGCTATCCGACCATTACAAAGCCATGCAGCCCGCTACAGACTCCACCGTGCTGGGCGACTTCAATAATGTAACCTATACAGCCGACGGTATTACCTCCCGCTTTTTCAAAAAAGGCGGAAAGTTTTTTATCAACACCCAGGGGCCTGATGGTCAGAACCACGACTATGAGATAAAATATACTTTTGGTTATTACCCGTTACAGCAGTACCTGGTGGCATTCGATCGTGGCAGGATGCAGGCAACCCGCCAATCCTGGAACAGTAAAGACAAAAAATGGTTTCAACAATATGCCGGGCAAAAAATTGCGGCAACCGACTGGCTGCACTGGACGGGCAATGGACAAAACTGGAACACGATGTGTGCCGAATGTCACAGTACGAATCTGAAAAAGAATTATAATTCCGAAACTGACACTTACAATACCACCTTTAGCGTATTAACGGTAAGTTGTGAAGCCTGCCATGGCCCCGCAAAATCGCATATTGATTACGTTAACGGCAGTGACTATAAAAACGGGAATCATATTGCAGGCTCCTATCTCCGGGCACCAAAGAACAGTACCCAGTTGGCGCAGATCCAGACCTGCTTTCCCTGCCATGCGCGCAAAAGCAATATCAGTGCGGACTTGAAGAACAGTAACGAGATCCTCGACGACTATATTCCGGACATACCCACTACCGAACATTTTTATGCCGACGGCCAGGCCAATGATGAGGACTACACCTATACTTCATTCCTGCAAAGCAAAATGTATAACCGCGGGGTTAAATGCAGCAACTGCCACAACCCGCATACGGGTAAATTACTCGTTGCAGGAAACGGCGTTTGCCTGCAGTGCCATGACAAAAAATACGATGCACCCTCCCATACGTTTCACACGATAAACACCGATGGCGCCGCCTGCAAGAACTGCCATATGCCGGGAAAATATTACATGGGCAACGACTGGCGTAACGACCATACCTTCCGCGTTCCACGCCCTGACCTGTCTGTAACCTATGGCACGCCCAATGCCTGCAATAATTGCCATACCAATAAGTCTGCCCAATGGGCTTCCGACGCGGTAGTTAAATGGTTTGGCCCGACCCGACCTCATCATTTTTCCGAAGACCTGATCCCGGGCAGTAAGCTGGACGCCGGCAGCCAGGCTCATTTGATGCGGTTGATCCAGGATACAGCCACCCCTTCTATTGTTCAGGCAGCAGCGGTTCAATATCTTTCCAATGCACCGGGAGATAACAATGCAACAGCGCTGATACAGGAATTCAGCAACAAGGATGCGCAGGTACGGTATCGTGCGGTAACAGGCCTTTCCAGCTTTAGTCCGGGATTATGGAAAGACGCCATTCAGCCGATGCTTGTTGACAAAGTGCGCGCCGTGCGTATTGCCGCCGCAAACCTTGTTTTAAGCGCTAATGACCGGGAGCTCATCGCGGGACTGGGTACGGCTTATACTAATGCGTTGCAGGAACTGGAAGCAAATGTATTATACCAAACGGACTTTTCTGCCGGTGATGTAATTGCAGCCGACTATTATCTGAAACTAAAAAATTACGACAAAGCGGAATCTTTTTACCTGAAAGGCCTGCAAAAAGACGATCAGATGAATTATGCGCGCCTGAATCTTTCAACGGTATATAATCTTAAAGGCAATAACCAGGCGGCGCTGCAAACCTTACTGGACGCAGCCAGAATTGACCCAAAGAACGACCGCATTTATTTTAACCTGGCCCTGCTCTACAATGAACTGCAGCAACCGGATAATGTTGAAAAAAGCCTGCAAAAAGCGATCAGCCTGAAGTCAGCAAACCCGCGTGTGTATTACAATTACGGCATTTTGTTACAACAGAAAAAACAATACACCCCGGCAGAACAGCAATATAAAAAGGCACTGGAATTAGCTCCCGCTGACGCTGATATTAATTATGCCTTATGCGTATTGTATCTTCAACAAAACAACCCTGCAGCCGCCCGTTCCTATGCACAAACATTAAAGAAATACTACCCCGGTGATCAGCGTTTCTTCCAGCTCTGGCAACAGCTAGGACTGTTATAA